From the genome of Uranotaenia lowii strain MFRU-FL chromosome 1, ASM2978415v1, whole genome shotgun sequence, one region includes:
- the LOC129758522 gene encoding uncharacterized protein LOC129758522, producing MPDSRQKRQCPGRNSSFQAETPAPRRKRQCPGRNTSFQAETLVSRQKFQLPGGNASVQAEMPASRQKRQCPGRNSSSQAETLVPRQKFQLPGGIASVQAEMPAPRRNRQCPGRYASSQAETPVSRRNRQCPGRNASSKAESPVSRQKYQLPGENASVQAEIPIPRRKRHCPGRNASFQAETPVSRQKFQLPGGNASAQTEIPAPRWNRQCPGRNASSQAEMPVSRQQFQMPGGNASVQAEMPAPRRKRQYAVRNFSSQAETPASRQKCQPPGGNASVQAKMSAPGGNASVQAEIPALWKRQCPGRNASSQAESPVSKQKCQLPGGIASVQAENQAPM from the exons ATGCCGGATTCCAGGCAGAAACGCCAGTGTCCAGGCAGAAATTCCAGCTTCCAGGCAGAAACGCCAGCccccaggcggaaacgccagtgtCCAGGCAGAAATACCAGCTTCCAGGCGGAAACGTTAGTGTCCAGGCAGAAATTCCAGCTCCCAGGCGGAAATGCCAGTGtccaggcagaaatgccagcttCCAGGCAGAAACGCCAGTGTCCAGGCAGAAATTCCAGCTCCCAGGCGGAAACGCTAGTGCCCAGACAGAAATTCCAGCTCCCAGGTGGAATCGCCAGTGtccaggcagaaatgccagctccCAGGCGGAATCGCCAGTGTCCAGGCAGATATGCCAGctcccaggcggaaacgccagtgtCCAG GCGGAATCGCCAGTGtccaggcagaaatgccagctcTAAGGCGGAATCGCCAGTGTCCAGGCAGAAATACCAGCTTCCAGGCGAAAACGCTAGTGTCCAGGCAGAAATTCCAAttcccaggcggaaacgccactgtccaggcagaaatgccagcttTCAGGCAGAAACGCCAGTGTCCAGGCAGAAATTCCAGCTCCCAGGCGGAAACGCTAGTGCCCAGACAGAAATTCCAGCTCCCAGGTGGAATCGCCAGTGtccaggcagaaatgccagctcccaggcagaaatgccagtgTCCAGGCAGCAATTCCAGAtgccaggcggaaacgccagtgtccaggcagaaatgccagctccCAGACGGAAACGCCAATATGCAGTCAGAAATTTCAGttcccaggcggaaacgccagcgtCCAGGCAGAAATGCCAACCCCCAGGCGGGAACGCCAGTGTCCAGGCAAAAATGTCAGccccaggcggaaacgccagtgtCCAGGCAGAAATTCCAGCTCTATGGAAACGCCAGTGtccaggcagaaatgccagctccCAGGCGGAATCGCCAGTGTCCAAGCAGAAGTGCCAGCTCCCAGGCGGAATCGCCAGTGTCCAGGCAGAAAATCAAGCTCCCATGTAG